The Pseudodesulfovibrio sp. zrk46 genome contains a region encoding:
- a CDS encoding phosphatidylglycerol lysyltransferase domain-containing protein encodes MTLEFETVSLERQDEYHKALTGCPQLLTSDFSFANVYGWADHYGLEWAFHGELCFIRQTKPETVYWAPVGPWEKYDWAGCNAMRESARFTRVPEALARLWSVSFGNNILLEENRGHWDYVYSVEELIALKGKKFHKKKNLLNQFKKNYLYEYEPMAPECVEEVLEMQDEWYKWYEENNPSDALKAENHAITRVLHNIDQIEGLMGATLRVEGKVIAYTVAEPLCDDSLVIHFEKGDIRYKGVYQAINQMFLENNAAEFINVNREQDLGDEGLRKAKMSYNPSFFMKKFEATIL; translated from the coding sequence ATGACACTTGAATTTGAAACCGTCAGCCTGGAGCGCCAGGATGAGTACCACAAAGCCCTAACAGGTTGCCCTCAACTGCTTACCAGTGACTTCTCCTTTGCCAATGTTTATGGTTGGGCGGACCATTATGGCCTAGAATGGGCCTTCCACGGAGAACTGTGTTTTATCCGTCAAACGAAACCCGAAACCGTATACTGGGCTCCTGTAGGACCATGGGAAAAATACGATTGGGCTGGTTGCAACGCAATGCGGGAATCAGCTCGGTTTACCCGCGTTCCAGAGGCCTTGGCTCGCCTTTGGTCTGTCTCATTCGGCAACAACATCCTGCTTGAGGAAAATCGAGGCCACTGGGACTATGTTTACTCCGTAGAAGAACTGATCGCACTCAAAGGTAAGAAATTCCACAAGAAAAAGAACCTACTCAATCAATTCAAAAAGAACTACCTCTACGAATACGAGCCCATGGCGCCTGAATGTGTTGAAGAAGTCCTAGAAATGCAGGACGAGTGGTACAAATGGTACGAAGAAAACAATCCTTCAGATGCCCTTAAAGCCGAGAATCACGCTATTACCCGTGTACTTCACAATATCGATCAGATCGAAGGCCTAATGGGAGCCACCTTACGCGTTGAAGGCAAGGTGATAGCCTACACTGTCGCTGAGCCTCTTTGCGACGACTCTCTCGTCATTCATTTTGAGAAAGGTGATATTCGCTACAAGGGTGTATACCAAGCTATCAATCAAATGTTTTTAGAAAATAATGCTGCTGAATTCATCAACGTGAACCGTGAACAGGACTTGGGCGACGAAGGTCTCCGAAAAGCCAAAATGTCATACAACCCATCTTTTTTCATGAAGAAATTCGAGGCAACCATCCTATAG
- a CDS encoding alkaline phosphatase family protein, protein MSLLLAPTQSKKRLVVLGLDGLPLELARSLGRSLPNIGRLAEHATTVCAEIPELSPVNWTSFFTGKGPETHGTFGFSRIDTETYELSITNSNHIDCPTIFDWLNQSKLVSRVINLPNTYPAKPIKGMLVSGFVSYELSKAAYPPFFAGKLLEVNYKLEADTNRGVKDLEYLLTELRQTLRSRLAALDILWPDLSWDLFIHVFTETDRLSHFFMDAVLNQKHPQHLHCMAFLTDWDQAIGQLLARYDALKEPKRLIVLADHGFTELKTEVCINTWLKQQQLLKLRQPPLNEWDATCIGSDSKAFALDPGRIYIHSRERFARGCVANTERSSLIKTIRAGLMDLTLDGERVMEYVHTGDELYPDATSEQLPDLVCQARPGYDLKAKFDRQDIFGHFGRTGTHTVEGAIFFDSEGSAPVRMRDIGRTIMEYFNISDN, encoded by the coding sequence ATGTCTTTACTACTCGCCCCGACACAATCGAAAAAACGGCTAGTCGTCCTTGGCCTTGACGGCCTGCCACTTGAGCTTGCCCGGAGCCTTGGTCGCAGTCTTCCCAATATTGGTAGACTGGCCGAGCATGCCACCACTGTTTGTGCGGAAATCCCCGAGCTATCACCCGTTAATTGGACATCGTTCTTCACAGGCAAAGGGCCAGAAACACATGGGACATTCGGCTTTTCACGCATAGATACAGAGACCTATGAACTATCGATTACCAACAGTAATCATATAGATTGCCCTACCATATTTGATTGGTTGAACCAATCTAAACTCGTTTCTCGAGTTATCAACTTACCCAATACATACCCAGCAAAACCAATTAAAGGGATGTTAGTATCTGGATTTGTATCCTACGAACTAAGCAAAGCGGCCTACCCACCCTTCTTTGCCGGAAAGCTGTTGGAAGTTAACTACAAACTCGAAGCTGACACAAACCGGGGCGTGAAGGACCTGGAATATCTCCTCACAGAATTGCGTCAGACCTTACGGTCCCGCCTAGCAGCACTAGACATCCTTTGGCCTGATCTATCATGGGATCTATTTATTCATGTTTTTACTGAAACAGATCGGCTATCCCACTTTTTCATGGATGCCGTTCTCAATCAAAAACACCCACAGCATTTACATTGCATGGCCTTTCTAACTGATTGGGACCAGGCGATAGGACAACTTCTGGCACGATACGATGCTCTGAAGGAACCCAAGCGACTAATCGTTCTTGCTGATCATGGTTTTACAGAACTCAAAACCGAAGTCTGCATAAACACATGGCTTAAGCAACAACAACTGCTCAAACTCAGGCAGCCACCGCTCAACGAATGGGATGCTACATGTATTGGCTCTGATTCCAAAGCGTTCGCACTTGATCCCGGCCGTATCTATATCCATTCGCGCGAACGGTTCGCACGAGGCTGTGTAGCGAACACTGAGCGTTCTTCACTCATTAAAACCATCCGTGCCGGATTGATGGACTTAACCTTGGACGGGGAGCGCGTCATGGAATATGTACACACAGGAGACGAGTTGTACCCTGACGCAACCTCAGAACAGCTACCTGATCTTGTCTGCCAAGCTCGCCCCGGCTATGATCTCAAGGCCAAATTCGATAGACAGGACATATTTGGCCATTTCGGCCGCACCGGCACCCATACGGTGGAAGGCGCAATCTTTTTCGACAGCGAAGGCTCTGCCCCTGTACGAATGCGCGACATCGGACGAACTATAATGGAATATTTCAACATTTCGGACAATTAA
- a CDS encoding ATP-dependent helicase — MSIDFENELNDAQREAVLTTEGPVLVIAGAGSGKTRTIVYRLAHLVEEGVDPAQILLLTFTRKAAQEMLARAEHILGRPLTGTSGGTFHSFAYATLRRNAMDIGFDNGFTLMDRTDSENICKDVKDSLKLGKGDRSYPKKGTLLDMITKSRNKELPIDAIMEREAYHLSPYLDDINEISDGYAQFKRNHALVDYDDLLFHLDKLLEENEPLRNQLQARYRYIMVDEYQDTNLVQARIVKHLAGTKGNVMAVGDDAQSIYAFRGANVQNILDFPTIFEGAKVIRLEKNYRSVQPILDLTNKVLDGAATKFDKNLFSDLKSDKLPEVIYPLSDQSQARLVVDQILELKRKYDLHDIAVLFRAGYQSFPLEVALTRIGIDYQKFGGIRFHEAAHVKDVLAFLRLVLNSHDLLAWQRAMEHIKGVGPKTVAKIYQAIHTDDQKYMAKITKKNDTLRDLLNELDALRKMQPRPGMVMERIMAFYLPILVEKYPDDYPKRQAGLEQLGQIAAGYADMEQFLGDLSLDGDPDEEKRKENAVVLSTVHSAKGLEWSAVIIIDLVEDRFPSRKAMQRAEDLEEERRLMYVACTRAKQCLKLFVPSSVYNRASGMSDPTLPSPFVLELPSDTFDRLNESYGGGLEKRLKASQSTAPMRKDYSKTDNPTSSTKQDPSKLGFCKHKIFGKGKIIARPEPNKYKINFPGFGIKTIIGDYLELL; from the coding sequence ATGAGTATAGATTTTGAGAATGAACTAAATGACGCCCAACGTGAGGCAGTACTGACCACCGAAGGCCCGGTACTCGTAATTGCAGGCGCGGGCTCGGGCAAGACACGTACCATTGTATACCGCTTAGCGCATTTAGTGGAAGAAGGTGTAGACCCGGCCCAAATCCTACTGCTTACCTTCACTCGCAAGGCTGCGCAGGAAATGCTGGCACGTGCCGAACACATACTTGGCCGCCCCCTCACCGGAACCAGTGGCGGCACCTTTCACTCCTTTGCCTATGCCACCCTGCGCCGCAACGCTATGGACATCGGGTTCGACAATGGCTTCACCCTGATGGACCGCACGGATAGCGAGAATATATGCAAAGACGTAAAAGACTCCCTCAAGCTGGGCAAAGGCGACCGCTCCTATCCCAAGAAAGGAACACTGCTGGACATGATTACAAAGTCCCGCAACAAAGAGCTGCCCATCGATGCCATTATGGAACGCGAGGCTTACCATCTCTCCCCATATCTAGATGACATCAATGAAATTTCGGATGGTTACGCCCAATTCAAACGTAATCACGCTCTTGTGGACTATGACGACCTTCTCTTTCATCTGGATAAGTTACTGGAAGAAAACGAACCGCTTCGCAACCAGCTTCAGGCCCGCTACCGCTACATTATGGTGGACGAATATCAGGACACCAACCTGGTACAGGCTCGCATAGTCAAGCATTTGGCCGGAACCAAAGGTAATGTTATGGCCGTTGGCGATGATGCCCAGTCCATCTATGCCTTCCGTGGTGCCAACGTTCAGAATATCTTAGATTTCCCCACCATCTTTGAGGGGGCCAAAGTCATCCGTTTGGAAAAGAACTACCGTTCAGTTCAACCTATTCTTGACCTGACAAACAAGGTCTTGGATGGAGCCGCCACCAAATTTGACAAGAACCTCTTTTCCGACCTCAAGAGCGACAAGCTCCCCGAGGTGATCTACCCATTGAGCGACCAATCTCAAGCCCGACTCGTGGTAGACCAGATTCTGGAACTCAAACGCAAATACGATCTCCACGACATCGCAGTTCTTTTCCGCGCAGGCTATCAGTCCTTCCCGTTGGAAGTAGCTCTGACCCGCATTGGCATTGACTACCAAAAGTTCGGCGGCATTCGCTTCCACGAGGCTGCTCACGTCAAGGACGTACTTGCCTTCCTGCGCTTAGTCCTCAATTCCCATGATCTGCTCGCTTGGCAACGCGCCATGGAGCACATCAAAGGTGTAGGCCCCAAGACCGTGGCCAAAATATATCAGGCCATCCACACGGATGATCAAAAGTACATGGCCAAGATCACCAAAAAGAACGATACCTTGCGCGACCTGCTCAACGAATTGGACGCCCTGCGCAAGATGCAGCCACGTCCCGGCATGGTGATGGAACGGATCATGGCCTTTTACCTGCCCATACTCGTAGAAAAATACCCCGACGACTATCCCAAGCGACAGGCCGGGCTGGAGCAGCTTGGTCAGATCGCTGCCGGATATGCAGACATGGAGCAATTCCTGGGCGACCTCAGCCTAGATGGCGACCCGGACGAGGAAAAACGTAAAGAAAATGCTGTGGTTCTCTCCACAGTTCACTCGGCCAAAGGGCTGGAATGGAGCGCGGTTATCATTATTGATTTAGTGGAAGACCGCTTCCCCTCGCGCAAAGCAATGCAGCGCGCCGAGGATTTAGAAGAGGAGCGCCGCCTCATGTACGTGGCTTGCACCCGAGCCAAGCAGTGTCTTAAACTCTTCGTACCCAGTTCGGTATACAACCGTGCCAGCGGCATGTCTGACCCCACTCTGCCGAGCCCGTTTGTACTGGAGTTACCAAGCGACACCTTTGACCGCTTGAACGAATCTTACGGTGGCGGACTGGAAAAACGCCTCAAAGCTTCTCAATCAACAGCCCCAATGCGCAAGGACTACTCTAAAACGGACAATCCGACGTCCTCGACCAAGCAGGATCCTAGCAAGCTCGGATTCTGCAAACATAAGATTTTTGGCAAAGGAAAAATCATCGCCCGCCCCGAACCCAACAAGTACAAAATTAACTTTCCAGGATTCGGCATCAAAACCATCATCGGCGACTACCTTGAATTACTCTAA
- the thiL gene encoding thiamine-phosphate kinase: MKSEEHFLKLLDTYFPRDHEFLKLGRGDDCAVLAGGKDYCVSSDIFLEDVHFRRSYFSAADIGYKALAVNISDIAGMGAKPVAFTMDLMAPSELDDNFWNDFLKSMSMLARQNDIVLAGGDLSRADKLGISISIFGVAGGSGNFIRRNNCAPEDIIFTVGDLGLARAGLMTLEALGDKGREAFPAAVNAHLRPKPKVMIGTLLNAAGINSLMDVSDGLARDLPRLIGPNLGADIRLVGEQLNGNVLAFAMGVGTDPIEVAMLGGEDYALLGTTSPDNLDKVKSIPGLTVIGKVTDSPDLLVNGEPFKVQGFDHFDH, translated from the coding sequence ATGAAAAGCGAAGAACATTTTCTCAAACTGCTCGACACCTATTTTCCCCGAGATCACGAATTCCTCAAACTGGGACGCGGCGACGACTGCGCAGTGCTGGCCGGAGGTAAGGACTACTGCGTGTCCTCGGACATATTCCTTGAAGACGTCCACTTTCGCCGCTCCTACTTCTCTGCCGCTGACATTGGCTACAAAGCGCTAGCAGTGAACATTAGTGACATCGCTGGCATGGGGGCCAAGCCTGTGGCCTTCACCATGGACCTGATGGCCCCGTCAGAACTGGACGACAACTTCTGGAATGATTTCCTCAAGTCCATGAGCATGCTGGCCCGCCAGAACGATATTGTACTGGCGGGTGGAGACCTGTCCCGTGCAGACAAACTCGGCATATCCATCTCCATCTTCGGTGTGGCAGGCGGCTCTGGCAATTTCATCCGCCGCAACAACTGCGCCCCCGAAGATATCATTTTCACAGTTGGTGACCTAGGCCTCGCCCGCGCAGGCCTCATGACCCTAGAAGCGCTAGGCGACAAAGGACGGGAGGCCTTCCCTGCGGCAGTCAATGCACACCTCCGCCCCAAACCCAAAGTCATGATTGGCACCCTTCTCAATGCTGCAGGCATTAACTCTCTTATGGACGTATCCGACGGCCTCGCTCGGGATTTACCCCGCCTAATCGGCCCAAATTTGGGAGCGGACATCAGACTTGTCGGCGAACAACTCAATGGCAATGTACTAGCATTTGCCATGGGCGTTGGAACAGATCCCATAGAAGTTGCCATGCTCGGCGGTGAAGATTACGCTTTGCTCGGCACGACTTCTCCAGACAACCTCGATAAGGTGAAAAGCATCCCTGGCCTGACAGTCATAGGCAAAGTCACCGACTCTCCTGATTTGCTGGTAAATGGTGAGCCTTTCAAGGTACAGGGATTTGATCATTTCGACCATTAG
- the tsaA gene encoding tRNA (N6-threonylcarbamoyladenosine(37)-N6)-methyltransferase TrmO translates to MDRELVTIGYIHSSIKDLENAPKMEDEPGAVRATIELDPTYIAGLEAMEVGADLEIFTWFHKADRSVLNVHPRGDKSRPRRGVFSTRSPFRPNPIGLHRVTLVAINGARLTVEPLEAIDGTPVIDIKSKPKPPAQRD, encoded by the coding sequence ATGGACAGAGAGCTGGTTACAATCGGCTATATACACTCATCAATCAAAGACTTGGAAAATGCTCCCAAAATGGAGGATGAACCAGGTGCAGTTCGCGCAACTATTGAACTAGATCCTACTTATATTGCGGGACTTGAGGCCATGGAAGTTGGGGCAGATCTGGAAATATTCACATGGTTCCACAAAGCAGACCGAAGCGTGTTGAATGTCCACCCTCGTGGCGATAAATCGCGCCCACGTCGTGGCGTTTTTTCCACGCGCTCCCCTTTCCGTCCTAACCCTATTGGCCTCCACCGGGTAACCCTGGTTGCCATAAACGGAGCCCGGTTAACAGTTGAACCGCTAGAAGCTATTGATGGCACTCCGGTCATCGACATCAAGTCCAAACCCAAGCCTCCAGCACAACGTGATTAA
- a CDS encoding alpha/beta hydrolase, which produces MSSEFWRRQIPLAATHQIITMDLRGHGRSQSVMRGLSLPRNARDIHDIIRALGLDNVTLIGWSMGGAIAMDYWKQFGNERLAGIGFIETAPAPMSSEAWNTHRCRAHNIDAMNDDMDFLENNQQIYGAQFVHTMFLSGEAPPHAHQWMLSEHLKTSPHTARTVFEDYMSRDYTHMLPTITLPTLVMYGRSKNMCYGPSTGRFVAGSIPGSQLVILERSGHLPFYEEADLFNHELTNFITQLA; this is translated from the coding sequence ATGAGTTCAGAGTTCTGGCGTCGCCAAATCCCCCTTGCCGCCACCCACCAAATAATCACGATGGATCTCCGAGGCCATGGAAGGTCGCAATCTGTCATGCGCGGTTTATCTCTACCCCGCAACGCACGAGATATACACGATATTATCCGTGCTCTTGGACTAGACAACGTCACCCTCATCGGCTGGTCCATGGGTGGAGCGATAGCCATGGATTACTGGAAACAATTCGGGAATGAGCGTCTTGCTGGAATAGGTTTTATAGAAACAGCTCCAGCTCCCATGTCTAGCGAAGCATGGAATACTCATCGATGCCGTGCTCACAACATCGATGCCATGAACGACGACATGGACTTTCTCGAGAATAATCAACAAATCTATGGTGCCCAGTTTGTCCACACCATGTTTCTATCTGGAGAAGCCCCACCTCACGCTCACCAGTGGATGCTTTCGGAACATTTGAAGACATCACCCCATACGGCTCGGACAGTATTTGAAGACTACATGAGCCGCGACTACACTCACATGCTTCCAACTATCACACTACCTACTTTGGTTATGTATGGACGTTCAAAAAATATGTGTTACGGTCCATCCACTGGTCGATTTGTAGCCGGAAGCATTCCCGGTTCCCAACTCGTCATCCTAGAGCGTAGCGGACATTTGCCATTTTATGAAGAAGCTGATCTATTCAATCATGAGTTGACCAATTTTATTACTCAACTAGCCTGA
- a CDS encoding chalcone isomerase family protein — protein sequence MYKIFAVFAAILITLVILAPQPSTAAEKAGGILVDSQMVDDQQLVLNGLALREKFVFDVYVAALYLPKKTSDPKTILADDTPRMMTMHFLRNVDAKAINEAWLEGLNDNTPNATQELKAKFEQLADMMVDMKKDDVMGFTYSPTSGTAIMVAGQPKGGIPGKDFADAILATWIGPNPGPGTKFKQAILGN from the coding sequence ATGTACAAGATTTTTGCCGTATTTGCTGCAATCCTCATCACCCTAGTCATTCTTGCTCCCCAACCATCTACCGCTGCAGAAAAGGCAGGGGGCATATTGGTTGATTCACAGATGGTTGACGACCAGCAGCTTGTGCTCAATGGTCTTGCTCTACGCGAAAAATTCGTCTTCGACGTCTACGTGGCAGCCCTATATCTTCCTAAGAAAACATCTGATCCAAAAACAATTCTGGCAGACGATACCCCTCGCATGATGACTATGCATTTTCTAAGGAATGTGGACGCAAAAGCCATCAACGAGGCCTGGCTAGAGGGTTTAAACGACAATACTCCAAACGCAACTCAAGAACTTAAAGCAAAGTTCGAACAACTCGCTGACATGATGGTTGATATGAAGAAAGATGACGTGATGGGATTTACATACTCCCCTACCTCTGGCACAGCCATCATGGTCGCAGGCCAACCCAAAGGCGGTATCCCTGGCAAAGATTTCGCTGATGCCATTCTAGCGACATGGATCGGCCCCAACCCTGGTCCCGGTACTAAGTTCAAACAAGCAATCCTTGGCAATTAA
- a CDS encoding SIMPL domain-containing protein (The SIMPL domain is named for its presence in mouse protein SIMPL (signalling molecule that associates with mouse pelle-like kinase). Bacterial member BP26, from Brucella, was shown to assemble into a channel-like structure, while YggE from E. coli has been associated with resistance to oxidative stress.) — protein MDNRLSFPALTGVLLAAGIVLGCWILGNALVNFKAMDRYVTVKGLAEREVKANLAMWPISYSASADTLPDVDAQLKSARKIIMRFLEDQGLANAEILDAAPRIQDNQSNNYNQRPSLRYTAQAILSVRSEDITTIKRAMSKAGDLVSRGVLLSPNYEFRPTFAFTGLNEIKPEMIAEATRNARNAAKQFANDSGSKVGGIRRATQGYFSLQDRDQYTPEIKKVRVVTTVDYFLKD, from the coding sequence ATGGACAATAGACTTTCGTTCCCAGCTCTTACTGGCGTTCTTTTAGCTGCTGGCATCGTGCTCGGCTGCTGGATTCTTGGCAATGCTCTCGTCAATTTTAAAGCGATGGATCGCTATGTCACGGTTAAAGGTCTTGCTGAACGCGAAGTCAAAGCAAACCTCGCAATGTGGCCCATTAGCTACAGCGCAAGTGCTGATACCCTTCCCGATGTTGATGCTCAATTAAAATCAGCCCGAAAGATAATCATGCGATTCCTTGAAGACCAGGGACTTGCCAACGCCGAGATTCTCGACGCAGCACCGCGTATACAAGACAATCAGTCTAACAACTACAACCAACGCCCCAGCCTGCGCTACACTGCTCAAGCCATTCTCTCCGTCCGTTCTGAAGACATCACCACTATTAAAAGAGCCATGTCGAAGGCGGGTGACCTTGTGTCACGCGGAGTACTTCTCTCCCCAAATTATGAGTTTCGACCAACTTTCGCATTCACAGGTCTTAATGAAATAAAACCAGAGATGATCGCAGAAGCCACACGCAACGCACGTAACGCAGCAAAACAATTCGCTAATGACTCAGGGTCCAAAGTTGGTGGTATTCGCCGTGCTACGCAAGGGTATTTTAGCCTTCAGGACCGCGATCAATACACCCCTGAAATCAAAAAGGTACGAGTCGTCACTACTGTTGATTACTTTTTGAAAGATTAA
- a CDS encoding DUF5698 domain-containing protein codes for MSMDILFLGVLIFFAEVAVLTLGTVRTMVTVLGESKAAFFLGCLEMTLWIFGTTAVMMKVGEEPFLGVCYAVGFATGNVVGILAEKKLALGNVVIRIISAWHGHDIAQAVRESGFMITTVAGEGSDGPVTVQFVVCKRTDMKHVLATAREIDPNLFYTFETAGGASEIRSPYESRITKLMRPIKRIVPQI; via the coding sequence ATGTCTATGGATATACTGTTTCTTGGGGTGCTTATCTTTTTTGCTGAAGTCGCGGTGCTGACACTTGGAACCGTCAGGACCATGGTTACAGTGCTGGGTGAGTCTAAAGCAGCATTTTTTCTTGGTTGTCTTGAGATGACTCTATGGATTTTTGGCACGACTGCAGTGATGATGAAGGTCGGAGAGGAACCTTTTCTTGGTGTTTGTTATGCTGTAGGGTTTGCTACTGGTAATGTTGTGGGCATATTGGCTGAAAAGAAACTTGCACTTGGAAATGTCGTAATCCGAATAATAAGCGCATGGCACGGGCATGACATTGCTCAAGCAGTTAGGGAGAGCGGGTTCATGATTACAACGGTTGCCGGTGAAGGATCAGATGGTCCGGTGACAGTTCAGTTTGTTGTTTGCAAACGAACTGATATGAAGCATGTGCTGGCAACGGCACGTGAAATTGATCCTAATTTGTTTTATACATTTGAAACCGCTGGTGGTGCGAGTGAAATTCGCAGCCCGTATGAGAGCCGTATAACTAAACTTATGCGTCCGATAAAGCGTATCGTACCTCAAATATAA
- the ilvC gene encoding ketol-acid reductoisomerase — MKVYYENDADLSLLKDKTVAVVGYGSQGHAHAQNLRDSGINVIVAQRPGGPNYDLAKEHGFEPMAVADAAKQADMIMILLPDQYQAEVFKNDILPYLEEGNVIAFGHGFNVHFQQIVPPAGVDCVMIAPKGPGHLVRRTYTEGGAVPCLAAVATDASGKAMDIALAYAKGIGGTRSGVIETTFKEETETDLFGEQAVLCGGLTELCKAGFDTLVEAGYQPEVAYFECLHELKLIIDLMYEGGMAKMRYSISDTAEFGDYVTGPRIITDETRQAMRDVLKDIQQGKFARDFILDNQAGQVHLKTMRRIGSEAQIEEVGGRLREMMSWLNK; from the coding sequence ATGAAAGTGTATTATGAAAATGATGCGGATTTGAGCTTGTTGAAAGATAAAACCGTGGCAGTCGTTGGTTACGGCAGCCAGGGGCACGCTCACGCTCAGAATCTTCGCGACTCCGGCATCAACGTAATCGTGGCGCAGCGCCCCGGTGGGCCTAACTACGATCTGGCCAAAGAGCATGGCTTTGAGCCTATGGCTGTGGCCGATGCTGCCAAGCAGGCTGATATGATCATGATCCTGCTGCCCGATCAGTACCAGGCCGAAGTCTTCAAGAATGACATTCTTCCTTACTTGGAGGAAGGTAACGTCATCGCTTTCGGTCATGGTTTCAACGTGCATTTCCAGCAGATTGTTCCGCCTGCAGGTGTTGACTGCGTGATGATCGCCCCGAAGGGCCCCGGTCATCTTGTTCGCCGTACCTACACTGAAGGTGGCGCAGTTCCTTGTCTCGCCGCTGTAGCTACTGATGCATCCGGTAAAGCCATGGACATCGCTCTTGCATACGCCAAGGGTATCGGTGGTACCCGTTCTGGTGTTATCGAGACCACCTTTAAAGAAGAGACTGAGACTGACCTTTTCGGTGAGCAGGCTGTTCTTTGTGGCGGCCTGACTGAGCTCTGCAAGGCTGGCTTCGATACTCTCGTAGAAGCTGGTTATCAGCCCGAAGTTGCCTACTTCGAGTGCTTGCATGAACTCAAGCTGATCATCGACCTCATGTATGAGGGCGGTATGGCTAAGATGCGTTACTCCATTTCTGACACTGCTGAGTTTGGTGATTACGTCACCGGTCCCCGCATCATCACCGATGAGACTCGTCAGGCAATGCGCGATGTCCTGAAGGACATTCAGCAGGGCAAGTTCGCTCGCGACTTTATTCTGGATAACCAGGCCGGTCAGGTGCATCTCAAGACCATGCGTCGCATCGGTTCTGAGGCCCAGATTGAGGAAGTTGGCGGTCGTCTGCGCGAAATGATGAGCTGGCTCAACAAGTAA
- the ilvN gene encoding acetolactate synthase small subunit, with the protein MIMSKHTLSVMVENEPGVLSRVAGLFSGRGFNIYSLNVAPTLEKGVSLMTIVAEGDDNIIEQIVKQLRKLVPTIKVKDLTELKSVEREMVLLKVNAEDSKRAEILRIVDIFRCKVVDVSPDEVTIEVTGDEGKISALVNLLTRFGIKEIARTGYVAMQRSMQIDL; encoded by the coding sequence ATGATAATGAGTAAACACACACTTTCCGTGATGGTTGAAAACGAGCCCGGTGTCCTTTCACGTGTGGCAGGTCTGTTCAGTGGACGTGGATTTAACATCTATTCTTTGAATGTTGCCCCAACTCTGGAGAAGGGGGTTTCCCTTATGACCATTGTAGCCGAGGGCGATGACAACATCATTGAGCAAATTGTCAAACAACTGCGCAAACTGGTGCCTACCATTAAAGTCAAGGATCTCACTGAATTGAAGTCTGTGGAGCGAGAGATGGTCTTGCTCAAGGTCAATGCAGAGGATTCCAAACGCGCTGAGATTCTCCGCATTGTTGACATCTTCAGGTGTAAGGTTGTAGATGTCAGCCCCGACGAAGTGACTATTGAGGTCACTGGCGACGAGGGTAAGATCTCGGCGTTGGTCAATTTACTGACCCGTTTTGGCATCAAGGAGATTGCTCGCACCGGATACGTTGCCATGCAGCGTTCCATGCAAATCGACCTATAA